A window of Deltaproteobacteria bacterium genomic DNA:
CACCTCATGGCGGACAATATCCGAAAACTGAGCCAGCGTCTCATGCAGCCGCACGGCGCAAAACCTCCGCTCGTTTTTGCCAGAGATCTAAAGCTCGCTCCGCAAATTCCCAATCGGCCAAGTCGTCTTCCATGGTGAAATCCTCGGCACCGATCATGCCTTCAACACGTTTTTGAAAGGGCTCCAACGACTCGCCATACTTGTGGCGAAAGCCCAGACATTCCCGCTCATACTGGCTGATCTTGGCCAAGGCCAGAGTGAGGGAGACTTCCCAGGCGGCAGCCTCTGGCGTGACAAACCCACCAGCGGAAAGCACCTGCGCCATCGTCTCCCGAACGTCGTCTGAAAACTGAGCTTTCATCTTGAGACCTCCTCTACGTTATGGCTCTTCAAGGGAAAGGCGTCGATCTGAATCAGGTTGCTAATTGGACTGGTGTTACAAACTGCGATCACTTGAATTCACGCAAAGTCGGCTGTCTTTATAGACCACCGAGATAGGGAGAGGCTAGAGGCGCAGGTACAAGGCGAGGGGAATCGTTCGTCGGGGCACGGCATGCCATGCCCCTTCAAGAACAGCGCGAGCGGAGACTACTTCACCTTGATTGTGCCTTGCATCCACGGATGCAGAGAACAAGCGTAATGCAAGGTGCTCCCTGGGGGTGCTGAGATCGTCGCTTCAAGAGAGCTATTAGGAAAGAGCCAGAGAGAATCACCGGCGGTATCGAGTCCAGCCGCTCCGGCTTCAAGCACCGGGACAGCGCCAAACCCGTGGCCATCGACAGCGATAGCCGCGCAGGGACCGCCCAGGTTTGCAGCTAAACAGATGTAGGACCCCACCCAGTCGGTCGCCAACTGACTATCCACGATGGTGATGGAATGCGGAATGCCGCTGGTGTCTTCGAACCTCACGGAATCCCCACTGTTGACGGTGACATTGCCATGAACGTAGCGCAGATTACTGGAAAAAAGTCGATTGGTCTTAAACGTCTGGGTGCCTTGTGTGAGTACGACTGGCACCGGGTCCGCACTGGCGACCCGTCCGCCTAGCATCGCCAATAACGCTGCTGCCACGAGAGAAAAAAACTTCCGCATAGTCTGCTCCTTCTTTTGTTCTTGGTTGTTTGTGAGCCATCTTCGCTTCTCAAAGTGCTTCGACATTCGCATTCCTCTTGGTGGTCCTCGTTGCATCATTGGCACGACCCTCCTCCGGCAAGGTAGAGTCCAATACAAAACTCGCCACCCAGGTGCAATGCACTGGAAGGAGGCTTTTTTCTACTGCTGAGGAATGGGAGGCAGGCTAAGATACTTCAGTCCAGCCCGAGCCCAAGCCAACGGGCCGCCCGATACCCCCGACAACCAGACGTTCATTACGAGAGCGGAACCTTGTTGAGTTAAACGCGGGAAACAGGTAATCCACCTGTGCACGGAGAATTGTTCTGACAACTATCCACATCATGAGCGCGCTTCCGCTTTTCTTCACCCTCCTCTCGTCGGGGCTGTATGTCCTCAGCTTCCCGCCATTCTCGTTCACCCTCCTAGCCTGGGTCGCTCTAGCCCCTTTCTTCCTTGCCGCCACCATGACACGTCCCCGTTCCGCAGCGCTCTATGGCGGATTGTGGGGCGTTGCCGTGATGCACGGTGTGGGTTGGTGGTTCCCGCAGGTGGTGGCTAATTATTTTCAGGTGTCATTCGCAGTGGGCTGGATCGGTCTCCTGGCGGTCAGCATCTTTCTTATCGGTTCCTCCGTCGCCGGCTTTGCCGCCTGGCTTTCCTGGTCAACGCGTCAGCAAGCCGTAGGACCGATGCTGGTCGCGTTTGGCTGGGGGACGTGCGAGTTCACACGCGCAACGTTTCTCTCTAGTAACTGGATCGCGCTCTCTGGATATTCACAAATGGCGTTCACCCGTCTGGTACAAATCGCGGATATTGCCGGTCCTTATGGCGTCGGCATTTTACTCGCCTGGGGAAACGCTTATGCGGCGGGATTCTTCGCGCCCCGCTTGTGCCGACGGCCCTTACGCTCGGGTCTAGGCATAGGAGCGATGATCATTGCGACGCTTCTCTACGGACAGTGGCGGCTGTCGCAAATCTTTGCAGTTGGCGATCCGTTGCCGATTGCGGTTATTCAAGGAGCGATTGACGAACAATTGCGCTGGAAGCCTGAATATATCCAGGCCAATCTCGACCGCTATCTGAGCCTGACGCGAACAATAGCGGAAGCGCACCCAACGCTTATTTTCTGGCCCGAGTACGCCATTGATTTTCACCTGCAATTAGAGTCGCGGCAGCGTGAAGCGATTTTCCAGATGACGCGAGACCTCGGCGCGGACTTGCTAGTCGGTGGTCGGTACTACGGGTATGGCGAATCCGCCATGTTTTTCCGCAATTCCGTGTTTCTCGTGCATCAAGGTGCGCTGGCGGGACGCTATGACAAAGTGCACCTGATACCGTTCGCGGAAAACAATCCTCTCGAGTTCCTCCTTCCACAAATCCGAGATCAATACGAGCCGGGTCAACGTGGACGGTTGCTGTCCACCGCTACGGCGAGGATTGGAGCCTTTATTTGCTTCGAGTCGGTGTATCCCGACTTCGTGCGGGAGTTTGTCCGACAGGGCGCAGAGGTGTTGGCGAATCCCTCAAACGATGCCTGGCTCGGTTCTGCCGCGCCCGCACGGCATCAACTTGACATCGCTTCGATGCGCGCGATCGAAAACCGCCGTTATCTTGTACGACCGACAACGACAGGAATCTCAGCGGTTATCGATCCATACGGACGCATCGTCACGGCGAGCGACTATGGGGTGCCAGCCGTATTAACCGCCACGATTTTCCGCTCTCATGCCCATACTCTTTACCAGCGTTGGGGCGACGCGGTGACGTGGATTGCCGTGGTCTGGACGCTCGTATGTTCGCTTACCCGCCTCAAGAAAAGCAAAGAAAACGTACGCTAATTCTCGCAGTGCACCGTGTACGTCGCGACTGAGGAAGTCTCGAAAGGACAATACGGTCGATTACACACGCACGACCTCTCGCTCAAACCACCGCATGTGTTGGTGCATGTTTCCGCCTGACAGTTGGAAAAACCGCTGAAGGTGTAAATGAAAAAACCCGAAGGATCGAAGGGACACAAGAATTGTTCTGGACCAAGACCCTGAACCCCGTCAACATGACCTTCCGGTAACAGCACTTGCACACAGCAACCATCGGAGCTGCACTGTGTCACCGTTCCATCCGGCCATAATTCGCCAATGAACGCAAACTTAATGCTCGAGATTGGAAACGTAAAGGTGCGATTCCCGCAAGGAGGATCGCATGAAGCTTCGGCCCCGTGGGTCATTACAAGGGATCGCTTTCCGTTACGGTTCGAGTGTTGGATAGTGCTGCCTTCGTCCACAGAAAACTTCGTGCACATTTTATGGGTTGCTTCTGCGCCATCGTTGTCGTTCTGGAGCGTGACGACAACAAGCACCCCGAGCTCGTCTGGAGGCGCGGAAAGATCGAGTCCGCCCAAGTCCACGGCCACCACCTTGGCTTTCTTGCCGGTGCTGAACGAAGCGGATTGCACGGCGGAGCCGCCCGCTGGCGCATTTCGGTTGACGAATTTCGCCTGTCCACGTGCATTCTTCGCCCACGGTGCGGGCATCGGAAGTGCCCCCATGGTCGTTCCGTTCATATAGAAAATCTCGACCGAGCCGCTCACCAATGCCGGATCGCCGTCGGCACCTTTATGAATGCCTGGACCTGCAAGTTTTAGGGAGAGCAACTTGGAGCCCCCATTGGCGGAATCGTCCGTTAAGATGAGTTTTGTCGCCTCAACGCCTTGTTCATCCGCTCTCGCACCGGTCAGTGAAGAGACAAGCGCGAAAATACCGATACCAGCGAGGAAAGAAAATAGTCTCCAGTTCATCTCGTGTCCCTTCCCTGCCCAAACCTTTGTCACTAACCAACGGTCTAGAGAAATCAGGGCTGGACAAAGCGAATCGCTACCTTCAAGCGGACGACCGAAGCGAGACCGTCGGCCTGACGGTCAGCATGATTGTCGGACGAAAGCCGTTCCGGCGTGCTAATCACTATCGGCCGCCCTGTCGTTTGGAATATATCACGCAGCGCTTGTGCGAGTTCCCCTGCCGCTGGATCGTCGGGTCCGCCGTCGGCACCACGGAAGAGCAGGCGGTTGAGCAGTGATCCATCCATCACCGATTGGTTGAGTCCGGATTCCGTGCGCAGAAAGTCCACGTCCAGGTCATAATTCACCGGCATACAGGCATAGGTCTGAGACAATAAATAATGCTGACCGCTTTTGTCGACTTCGATCAACACCGTCGCTGTCTTGCAAGACTCCCCCGTGTCCAGGTTCGTCTCATCGTCATCCACCATAATCGTCAAGACGCCGCGAATCGTCGTCGGAGTCGAGTCGGCAAATTCAATCACGCACTGCCCATTCCCGCAGTTGGCATCGTCGGTACAGGCCTCGCCTTTGTGAGGACCGTTCTTGCACACTCGGGGAAGGTCGGGAAGAATCCGAGTCTCCACACACGAGCTACCGGGACACTCGTCATCGATGCTACATTCCAGTCCCGCGCTCGGGCCGCCCTCACAAACATGAAACGTCTGCGGCTCCCCTCCTTTTCCTACTCCTGCCGCCCACGCAACTTGGCCCGCCATCCAAAAAACGGCAACACTGAGCGTCCAGCGCCCCAGCGAAAATAGATAAGATTGCATATATCGCTCCTTTTCTTGATGAAGATGTTTATATCGATTCGTTTCTTTTACTCGAACCACAGGAAAAGACGCGGTGCCACACTCGCGTTCCCAACCGCGGCCAGAGAGCCCTCGCGCGAATAATAGGCGACCCTTCCCGGTTCACGATCCTTTTTCTTCAGCAACCAGGAAACTTGCGCCTTTCCTTCGGCGAAAGCCTCCTGCACATCTGCCGTGACATCCCACTCGACCTCTTTTCCAGACGGCAGCCTTGAAAAATGAAGAGTTTGGTCGGTTGTCGGTCCCAAGGCGGTCGTCCCACCTTGCCACAGGGCGTCGCAATCGGCCCGGTCATTCCCAATCTCCGCATCCGTTGCACATTGCCACGTGACTCCCGGTCCGCTCCCCCGCTCACTTCCCTTTACTCCATTTCCTTCAACGAAGGGAGTCAGTATTCGGTGAGCTTCGACATTGCCGCCTTTAGCTCGCCAATCTCGCGTAGGAGCGGCAATGGTCAGCACGAGTTTCGCCCTGGTGACATTGGACTCCAGAAACGAGAGGTCGAACCCAACGAGGGCGTGCGCTCCAGCCATCACCGCCAAAAGAGGGTCAGCTCCCACGTTGACCGCCCCGGCGCTTCTCTGGATAAAACTATCTTGCTGACTTGTCGTCACAGTGGTCAACTGCAGGGCATCGAGTTCGCTCTCCGCTCCCGCGCTATGCACCCCGTCAATAAACGTTTGGGAGGTCTGGAAAGGAAGCTGGAGGGTCAGCCAGTCGTCCGTGTCCACCAACTGGCTGAGATCGCAGTCGCCGTTGATATCGTTGCTTACCCCGCTGTCAGCCACATCGCCGTCACAGTTCCAGTCCACCGGTGTTTCGCTCTCGATCGGCTGTAGCTTGACGGTTGCCTCCTCCGGCGGGAGTGGGCAGGCATTTTGAGGGCAGAGATATTTGGTAAGAAAAGGCGTCGCGCCACAGCCTGGACAGACGAGGTTGTGTTCGTCAAGCGCTTGTTCGTCCAAGGGCGGATTACGCCCATCGGAATAAGTTACCGCTCCAGTCAGAGGACCGCCGCCGCCACCCGACTCTGGGGTAGCAATG
This region includes:
- the lnt gene encoding apolipoprotein N-acyltransferase, which translates into the protein MSALPLFFTLLSSGLYVLSFPPFSFTLLAWVALAPFFLAATMTRPRSAALYGGLWGVAVMHGVGWWFPQVVANYFQVSFAVGWIGLLAVSIFLIGSSVAGFAAWLSWSTRQQAVGPMLVAFGWGTCEFTRATFLSSNWIALSGYSQMAFTRLVQIADIAGPYGVGILLAWGNAYAAGFFAPRLCRRPLRSGLGIGAMIIATLLYGQWRLSQIFAVGDPLPIAVIQGAIDEQLRWKPEYIQANLDRYLSLTRTIAEAHPTLIFWPEYAIDFHLQLESRQREAIFQMTRDLGADLLVGGRYYGYGESAMFFRNSVFLVHQGALAGRYDKVHLIPFAENNPLEFLLPQIRDQYEPGQRGRLLSTATARIGAFICFESVYPDFVREFVRQGAEVLANPSNDAWLGSAAPARHQLDIASMRAIENRRYLVRPTTTGISAVIDPYGRIVTASDYGVPAVLTATIFRSHAHTLYQRWGDAVTWIAVVWTLVCSLTRLKKSKENVR